One genomic segment of Streptomyces sp. NBC_00239 includes these proteins:
- a CDS encoding TetR/AcrR family transcriptional regulator, with protein MSSVPSSRGRPRDPRSHEAIVGAATELLIEVGYAATSIGAVASRAGVGKDTVYRRWRGKPELVFEAVFTTTDHAPVPDTGTLDGDMTALLGGLIDEFHAPAAAAALPGLLADFAADPVLKARIRGDFLAPSKERLQIVFERAVARGEIAAGTPVDLVLDTLAGAVFFHVGLVGEHPDRRLAGRLAAVIAKGIEIR; from the coding sequence ATGAGCTCCGTTCCGTCCTCCAGGGGACGTCCCAGGGATCCCCGCTCGCACGAGGCGATCGTCGGCGCGGCCACCGAGCTGCTGATCGAAGTCGGTTACGCCGCGACATCGATCGGGGCGGTGGCCTCCCGCGCAGGTGTCGGCAAGGACACGGTCTACCGGCGGTGGCGGGGCAAGCCGGAGCTGGTGTTCGAGGCCGTGTTCACGACCACCGACCACGCACCGGTCCCGGACACCGGAACGCTGGACGGGGACATGACCGCACTGCTGGGGGGCCTGATCGACGAGTTCCACGCACCTGCCGCCGCGGCGGCGCTCCCGGGGCTGCTCGCCGACTTCGCCGCCGATCCGGTGCTGAAGGCCCGCATCCGCGGCGACTTCCTGGCCCCCTCGAAGGAGCGGTTGCAGATCGTCTTCGAACGTGCCGTGGCGCGCGGGGAGATCGCGGCCGGCACACCCGTGGACCTGGTCCTGGACACGTTGGCAGGAGCCGTGTTCTTCCACGTCGGTCTGGTCGGGGAACACCCCGACCGCCGGCTGGCCGGCCGGCTGGCCGCTGTCATAGCCAAAGGAATCGAGATCCGATGA